The genome window AATTACTACAAATTGCATTTCAACACCCTAATACCCAAGTGATACCTTACGGTTCTTTTATCTATACATTACACGTACATCAAATATATAGGATTATTTGCATAGTGTTAGAATTATATTTCATCTAACAGATTTTAAAACAGGATTTATACAAGTGAGGCATTTTTTAATTGTATGACATTCTATTTAAAATATGCGTTAATCGATAGTTGTATATAATGTTGCTTCAtcaataaagacaaagaaaagtaaTTGGATACATTTAAAAAGTTTTAATTTTATATCTACCTCTATAATTTATGTCACTGATAAAGCAGCAATACGTATTTCGTAAAACAGGCAAATTATAAATGTCACTTTAAGATCTGAAAGGTGTGGATCTCCTTATGTGGTATGTATTAAATATAAAAGGAACATTAGTCTGAAAACACTGTACCTCTATAAATACCTCTTCAAATTAGGATACTGTATGAGAATCAGAAGTAGATAGATACAACACTGGCACTATAGTCCGCGGAAGCGAGTCAGGGAAAACAATGAATGCTCACGATACGGCAACAGCCTAATAACACAGTCTCTTGATATATTTGAATTAACAGAAGATGAAGAACGTAATCAAATCAACTTTTTTCTTCAAACTGGATATAGGTAGCTGAGAAGCACTGAAAAGTTAATTATGCACTGTTTTTTACTTCGTGGTGTCACTATCAACAGGACGATGATAAAGGAACAATGGTATTGCCATAAGGTGATCATTGCTTCTGACGAAACTCGCTGGAGCGGATTATATCATACAATGTCATGGCCAGGCAGCCACCACTAAGGTAACCACACAGTGTCTAGCTCAGCCACTACACTCTGGACTCTCCAAGCTCTGTGTCTGGGCCTTCAGATCCCCGCACCTAAAAGGAAACAAATGGATTTAAAAGGAGCCTGCTGCAGCCCTGCCCTGGATGGTTGCTTAAGtctgtattcttaaacgtatcggcacctcagtaTACGCCCGTTTGAGAAGACTCTCGTAGAAAATCCTAGGATTTTCATGGACTTTTGTGATTCTAATGATAGTTTTCCACGATATCTATACCATAAGCGGAAAAATCACCCACGAAAACCGGTTGAATCTCTACTGTGGCCTAGGAAAATATAATGGGAGCCCGATGCGTTTGAGGATGTTACCCTTAGTCCCTTAAATGGTAGTCTAGTTACTTGATGGTATAGCCTGATTCTTTTTAAGGTATAAACTATCCCCTTTACGCCATTATAATGCATGCACTGACTACGAAATCATCTGAAACTTATTGATACAACGTGTTAGAACTTACTACTACAATTCAATGTTAAATTTATTGTTACATTATTAGACAGAACTTACAACTATTTACAAGTGATTAACGAACCCTTGTTATTACATATACGATAATATCTCCCACAAATACGGTGGTGCTGAGTATAACATTATAACAAACTATTTACGTCTACAAACACTGAAAAACTAATCATTACGTATCCTATTATTACCACCACAAATGCAGAACTAACCTCACTTACTTTCTCCGGCCGTTGTGAGCAATCGGCTATGAGATGATCCTCGCTCTTACAGTAGTGGCACCGCTTCGGCTGTGGGCCCATCGTGCACTTGGCCGCAATGTGGTTGGCAAACTCACCACAGTTNNNNNNNNNNNNNNNNNNNNNNNNNNNNNNNNNNNNNNNNNNNNNNNNNNNNNNNNNNNNNNNNNNNNNNNNNNNNNNNNNNNNNNNNNNNNNNNNNNNNNNNNNNNNNNNNNNNNNNNNNNNNNNNNNNNNNNNNNNNNNNNNNNNNNNNNNNNNNNNNNNNNNNNNNNNNNNNNNNNNNNNNNNNNNNNNNNNNNNNNNNNNNNNNNNNNNNNNNNNNNNNNNNNNNNNNNNNNNNNNNNNNNNNNNNNNNNNNNNNNNNNNNNNNNNNNNNNNNNNNNNNNNNNNNNNNNNNNNNNNNNNNNNNNNNNNNNNNNNNNNNNNNNNNNNNNNNNNNNNNNNNNNNNNNNNNNNNNNNNNNNNNNNNNNNNNNNNNNNNNNNNNNNNNNNNNNNNNNNNNNNNNNNNNNNNNNNNNNNNNNNNNNNNNNNNNNNNNNNNNNNNNNNNNNNNNNNNNNNNNNNNNNNNNNNNNNNNNNNNNNNNNNNNNNNNNNNNNNNNNNNNNNNNNNNNNNNNNNNNNNNNNNNNNNNNNNNNNNNNNNNNNNNNNNNNNNNNNNNNNNNNNNNNNNNNNNNNNNNNNNNNNNNNNNNNNNNNNNNNNNNNNNNNNNNNNNNNNNNNNNNNNNNNNNNNNNNNNNNNNNNNNNNNNNNNNNNNNNNNNNNNNNNNNNNNNNNNNNNNNNNNNNNNNNNNNNNNNNNNNNNNNNNNNNNNNNNNNNNNNNNNNNNNNNNNNNNNNNNNNNNNNNNNNNNNNNNNNNNNNNNNNNNNNNNNNNNNNNNNNNNNNNNNNNNNNNNNNNNNNNNNNNNNNNNNNNNNNNNNNNNNNNNNNNNNNNNNNNNNNNNNNNNNNNNNNNNNNNNNNNNNNNNNNNNNNNNNNNNNNNNNNNNNNNNNNNNNNNNNNNNNNNNNNNNNNNNNNNNNNNNNNNNNNNNNNNNNNNNNNNNNNNNNNNNNNNNNNNNNNNNNNNNNNNNNNNNNNNNNNNNNNNNNNNNNNNNNNNNNNNNNNNNNNNNNNNNNNNNNNNNNNNNNNNNNNNNNNNNNNNNNNNNNNNNNNNNNNNNNNNNNNNNNNNNNNNNNNNNNNNNNNNNNNNNNNNNNNNNNNNNNNNNNNNNNNNNNNNNNNNNNNNNNNNNNNNNNNNNNNNNNNNNNNNNNNNNNNNNNNNNNNNNNNNNNNNNNNNNNNNNNNNNNNNNNNNNNNNNNNNNNNNNNNNNNNNNNNNNNNNNNNNNNNNNNNNNNNNNNNNNNNNNNNNNNNNNNNNNNNNNNNNNNNNNNNNNNNNNNNNNNNNNNNNNNNNNNNNNNNNNNNNNNNNNNNNNNNNNNNNNNNNNNNNNNNNNNNNNNNNNNNNNNNNNNNNNNNNNNNNNNNNNNNNNNNNNNNNNNNNNNNNNNNNNNNNNNNNNNNNNNNNNNNNNNNNNNNNNNNNNNNNNNNNNNNNNNNNNNNNNNNNNNNNNNNNNNNNNNNNNNNNNNNNNNNNNNNNNNNNNNNNNNNNNNNNNNNNNNNNNNNNNNNNNNNNNNNNNNNNNNNNNNNNNNNNNNNNNNNNNNNNNNNNNNNNNNNNNNNNNNNNNNNNNNNNNNNNNNNNNNNNNNNNNNNNNNNNNNNNNNNNNNNNNNNNNNNNNNNNNNNNNNNNNNNNNNNNNNNNNNNNNNNNNNNNNNNNNNNNNNNNNNNNNNNNNNNNNNNNNNNNNNNNNNNNNNNNNNNNNNNNNNNNNNNNNNNNNNNNNNNNNNNNNNNNNNNNNNNNNNNNNNNNNNNNNNNNNNNNNNNNNNNNNNNNNNNNNNNNNNNNNNNNNNNNNNNNNNNNNNNNNNNNNNNNNNNNNNNNNNNNNNNNNNNNNNNNNNNNNNNNNNNNNNNNNNNNNNNNNNNNNNNNNNNNNNNNNNNNNNNNNNNNNNNNNNNNNNNNNNNNNNNNNNNNNNNNNNNNNNNNNNNNNNNNNNNNNNNNNNNNNNNNNNNNNNNNNNNNNNNNNNNNNNNNNNNNNNNNNNNNNNNNNNNNNNNNNNNNNNNNNNNNNNNNNNNNNNNNNNNNNNNNNNNNNNNNNNNNNNNNNNNNNNNNNNNNNNNNNNNNNNNNNNNNNNNNNNNNNNNNNNNNNNNNNNNNNNNNNNNNNNNNNNNNNNNNNNNNNNNNNNNNNNNNNNNNNNNNNNNNNNNNNNNNNNNNNNNNNNNNNNNNNNNNNNNNNNNNNNNNNNNNNNNNNNNNNNNNNNNNNNNNNNNNNNNNNNNNNNNNNNNNNNNNNNNNNNNNNNNNNNNNNNNNNNNNNNNNNNNNNNNNNNNNNNNNNNNNNNNNNNNNNNNNNNNNNNNNNNNNNNNNNNNNNNNNNNNNNNNNNNNNNNNNNNNNNNNNNNNNNNNNNNNNNNNNNNNNNNNNNNNNNNNNNNNNNNNNNNNNNNNNNNNNNNNNNNNNNNNNNNNNNNNNNNNNNNNNNNNNNNNNNNNNNNNNNNNNNNNNNNNNNNNNNNNNNNNNNNNNNNNNNNNNNNNNNNNNNNNNNNNNNNNNNNNNNNNNNNNNNNNNNNNNNNNNNNNNNNNNNNNNNNNNNNNNNNNNNNNNNNNNNNNNNNNNNNNNNNNNNNNNNNNNNNNNNNNNNNNNNNNNNNNNNNNNNNNNNNNNNNNNNNNNNNNNNNNNNNNNNNNNNNNNNNNNNNNNNNNNNNNNNNNNNNNNNNNNNNNNNNNNNNNNNNNNNNNNNNNNNNNNNNNNNNNNNNNNNNNNNNNNNNNNNNNNNNNNNNNNNNNNNNNNNNNNNNNNNNNNNNNNNNNNNNNNNNNNNNNNNNNNNNNNNNNNNNNNNNNNNNNNNNNNNNNNNNNNNNNNNNNNNNNNNNNNNNNNNNNNNNNNNNNNNNNNNNNNNNNNNNNNNNNNNNNNNNNNNNNNNNNNNNNNNNNNNNNNNNNNNNNNNNNNNNNNNNNNNNNNNNNNNNNNNNNNNNNNNNNNNNNNNNNNNNNNNNNNNNNNNNNNNNNNNNNNNNNNNNNNNNNNNNNNNNNNNNNNNNNNNNNNNNNNNNNNNNNNNNNNNNNNNNNNNNNNNNNNNNNNNNNNNNNNNNNNNNNNNNNNNNNNNNNNNNNNNNNNNNNNNNNNNNNNNNNNNNNNNNNNNNNNNNNNNNNNNNNNNNNNNNNNNNNNNNNNNNNNNNNNNNNNNNNNNNNNNNNNNNNNNNNNNNNNNNNNNNNNNNNNNNNNNNNNNNNNNNNNNNNNNNNNNNNNNNNNNNNNNNNNNNNNNNNNNNNNNNNNNNNNNNNNNNNNNNNNNNNNNNNNNNNNNNNNNNNNNNNNNNNNNNNNNNNNNNNNNNNNNNNNNNNNNNNNNNNNNNNNNNNNNNNNNNNNNNNNNNNNNNNNNNNNNNNNNNNNNNNNNNNNNNNNNNNNNNNNNNNNNNNNNNNNNAACTAATGAAACTTGTATTCTTCAGAACAAAAGGTACCTGGAATATaggccacacacaaacacacttacctTATTTTCCTGAAACGTTTTTTACTCATGGGTCTTCTGTGGGAGCCTCGGCAGTCCGCCCCCGCAGGCCCCATCACCACCGTGGCCTCAAGACCTTTGTCCGACACCTTGCACTCGAACTCCACGGGCTCTTCCTCCCCAAGGCTGCGGAAGCCCGTCATTTTGATCACACTCTGCAACGAAGAAGAGCGGTGATGAAGacgatgacgatgaggaggataaggaaacatctaaacatggaaagacaggcaacagaaaacctattggctcattacgagtcgttcttcgtaaggctgcgttctcaatgatggtatcattttcgtagcgcgtcactgaactctctcgagtaattcaatgtcttcttgtaattaggagaccagaactgcacggcgtattccaggtattccaggtggggtcttaccagcgaGTAAAATAAGAATcacaactcccggcgtcttatattcgaagttacttgctatgaacccgagcatagtgttggctttcttgcaggcggacttgcagtgatTTGTGGGTTTCAGGTCactgcctgtagtggttcgccacccatgtagcATGGGTGGTTGCTATTTCTGAACCCGATGTGCATTACCTTACATCTGCCACTTTttcgaccaccgagtgatctgtgtagtgc of Eriocheir sinensis breed Jianghai 21 chromosome 2, ASM2467909v1, whole genome shotgun sequence contains these proteins:
- the LOC127000345 gene encoding protein lin-28 homolog; protein product: MVLWVESALASRPCLPALDKASPSLQLMCDAPPTPTTTTTPSAGEVGVWRIGKCKWFNVAKGWGFVTPDDGGQDVFVHQSVIKMTGFRSLGEEEPVEFECKVSDKGLEATVVMGPAGADCRGSHRRPMSKKRFRKIRXXNCGEFANHIAAKCTMGPQPKRCHYCKSEDHLIADCSQRPEKVRGSEGPDTELGESRV